DNA sequence from the Lycium barbarum isolate Lr01 chromosome 5, ASM1917538v2, whole genome shotgun sequence genome:
TGAGAAAGACAAgcaaaaagataaaaatgatgcGCACTTTGAAAATTAGGACAAAGACTGAGAGAGCTGTTTCTCTGAGAAAGTAATACTACTACTCTGCTCAGTCTTAGCTTGAGTTTTTTGTATTCTTATGAATATAGGGTTGGAAAAAATAGAATGTGGGGTTCTCCCTTATTTATTGCTTCTATCTTCTAGTGGTTAGAAAGTCCTAAGCACCACAATTAGGATATAAATTCCTCCATAAAAAAGAAGAAAGTCCTAAGCACCACAATTAGGATATAAATTCCTCCGTAAAAAGAAGAATTAATTCTATGTTCCTATTTTGTGGACTTCAAATCTTAATAATAGATAGATAATATTACATTATATATCTAGctataaacaaaaagaaaaaacgaaaatcttttaagaaaaaaaaattgagNNNNNNNNNNNNNNNNNNNNNNNNNNNNNNNNNNNNNNNNNNNNNNNNNNNNNNNNNNNNNNNNNNNNNNNNNNNNNNNNNNNNNNNNNNNNNNNNNNNNNNNNNNNNNNNNNNNNNNNNNNNNNNNNNNNNNNNNNNNNNNNNNNNNNNNNNNNNNNNNNNNNNNNNNNNNNNNNNNNNNNNNNNNNNNNNNNNNNNNNNNNNNNNNNNNNNNNNNNNNNNNNNNNNNNNNNNNNNNNNNNNNNNNNNNNNNNNNNNNNNNNNNNNNNNNNNNNNNNNNNNNNNNNNNNNNNNNNNNNNNNNNNNNNNNNNNNNNNNNNNNNNNNNNNNNNNNNNNNNNNNNNNNNNNNNNNNNNNNNNNNNNNNNNNNNNNGCCTCAATTATCATTACTAGAAAATTGCCAATTTCCGATAGATATATCCGATGATATGCATTAGAATATGGCTTATCGGTGACAATTTTGATTTATCGGTAATATTTTCGATTGATTTGTAGTCAGAAAACCTTACTGATAAGTCAAATTCCGACGAGACATCTATCGAGAATTAACGCTCTTGTTGTGAAACGTTAAAAGAGTGTATAGGAATAACCAAAAAAACTTACTATTAAGGGACCAAAATTACATATATATTTCATCTCATTGAAGGTTAAATGTACTTAATTAGATATCACAAGAACTAAGAATATATCATTAATTATTTAAATGGTTCAAAAATATTATAATCCAGATATACTTATCATAAATACATAATGTTGAAATGATAGTATTTAGTTGTTGCAAACATGAACTCACAAGTTACAAGTGTTATAGGACCAAACCAAAACAAGTTACAAGTGGTATCAATAGACAATATATATACTCAAATTTCTTGCAACTAGATCTGCTCCAATAGGATGGGGTTGTTACTCCCTTAACTAGGGGCTTCGACTTTTAGTCATGGGTATAGAAAAATAATTGGTAGGAAGTGCTTCTCCTGAGTGAGCCCCACGCGACGCAAATTCGGAATAGTTGGACTCCAAGGTGGTACTAGACATCGGatgagaaaccaaaaaaaaaaaaaaattcaactagTTTGAACACGATAATGACCATCATTTATTCCATGGATACAACATTTTAGTTGACTGATCAACAAACTATGTTCCCTTTTGCTTCTACAAACTTAATTCTCCACCGCCTAAAAATTAGAATAGTATTACATTCTTGAAAGTGAAATGACAAATATGAAAAGTGAACCTAAAAGTCATAATACCAATTGTGTGCGATGTGAATAAAAGTTGCGTATACATGCATAAAGAGATATTAGTTTAGTAGGAGGTATTTATAGAGGCGGATTTTAAATTTAAAGTTTATGAATTTTAAATTCTAACTCTTTTAAGTTACTGAGTTTCTAATTAATGATGTGTACATATTAAACAATATTTTTACGCTAAATGCGAAGTTTGGACCAAATACATTGGATTCCGCCAAATCCATTTGTTTTACTCTACATCTGACTCTGGGTACTTGGAGCTATATCAAGTGTATGGATTATGATAAAGGGTGGTGTGGTGGCCAATTTATGCACAACTCGTTAATTCACTTGGTACATGTAAGATACTAAGTTCTGTGGAAACTATATATCTTCTATTCGATCTTGCCTCTGGATACATTGAGCTATATAATCAAGTATATGAATTTTTTATGATAATGGTGATGTCTGAATCAATTTGTGTATGACTTGTATTGAGTAATTCACTTGGTACATGTTATGTATCACCAGCACAAGTTATACCACATCTATAGACATCTATTATGTTTGTTATGAATTCAATTAGATTTTGTATTTTTGACACATTATGCGAGTATAGATATTTCTTAAAAATCAAACCAAAACTATCCGAAAGAATTGTACTACCACGTTTCACATGATATGACTTCACCTTTATTAGAAGTTATGTGGATCTTTTAGTTCCACATGTGTATTTTCAGCCAATTGAATGAGACCATTCTTTTGATTAAGAATTTCTTCATGCCTTTATTGCTTACTTTGATATTCTTTTTGTCCACAATCCACATATATCCTTTCTCCACTCCAAGCTAAAAACTAAAGACAAAAAGTTTGTCAAATCATTCAAGAAATATAGGCCCTCTCTTCTAGCCATTTGTAGGAAATTCTAGCCCTTACAATAAAAAGATGTAACAATTCATGGAATAATTTGATGCTCTTAAAAATAAGGATGAGAAAAAGTAGAACTGAATCGTACTACTGAAGAGGAGAAAGACATACTATAAAAAAAATTGccttttttctttgtttataaGTCATGTGATTTTCAATCACATAAGGACCACTACTACTTGATGTTGTGCATAGCATAAAGGTTTTTCTGAAATcatttgtagtttttttttttttttttttttttgagaaaacacTATCTTTACCTTCAATATTTTGTTTGGGTTAGAAATAGCTATTGGGCCGGGTTCATCTATAAGGGATGCTAATTAGCCCATTAGCTCAATATTTTATCGTCCTCCTAATCTTTAGTGTATGAATACACCATTATGAATGTTGCAAAAATAAGTTTTCCCGTGTTAAAACGACGACTAAGGTTTACAAAGAAAGACTCTGTGCATCTTCCTAGAGAagatttttatgttatggaaacATGGGATCCATCTGCTTCGCGAGGATTCCCGATGACTAGTGACACGCGTCATGATTGCTGCAGATCTGCTTCCACTAAGAAAAAAATCCATAAATCGCCAAAACTAATATATACCAACTAATTCGacgcactacaagaaaaaatatagcTGGCAACACAATTATTTTTGTTGTCGTAGATTGATTATTGTagcaaaaaatacttttgacaacaattttttttttgttgcatagacttttcccaacggctgttattgcaacaacgtgcaacaactttttttttttgttgccaaaagtactttttgtaaCAATAACCAAtcctatggcaacaaaattaaattctttggcaacaaaaaagttctttgccaacaataaaactaagatattatcaaatattaaattttttattgtcATTTCTATTCTTTCTTGCGGTGACTGTTTGTTTTCATAAGACCAGTGCTGCCCATACTAACTTTGGCACATCTTGATTATCTAATAGGGTATTTGCACCAGCCCGTATTTAGTAACCTTGCCCATTTAGAATGTTAGCCTGATAAAAAGAAATTACctaatatttattttttgatttttcggAATAGAGTTCATGATCTTTACTCTCATACAGGGGcgaatttatgtataaaatatggaTCACGTGAATCCATGATCACCCGTCTAAACTtggttaattatatatatatataatccttaTAATATAACTAATATTAACGGAAGGAGTACATGATTAAATAAGATCAAGTGGAGCATTGGTTATGTGTTGGGGTTTAATCTCGTAAGGTTGCGGGATTGAACCCTACTAAATGCATTTttgctatcttttttttttttttttaaattctaagCAGCCTTAACGTTAATGGTGAACCCATCCTCTCATACCACTCGTATTTATTCATTCAAAATTGGTATCTGCTTTGTTAACTTGATACATGAATATTTTCTTGAGGTGAGACCGTTTCATATCTTGACTCAAGACTTGGATTACGTACATGCATGGATGAGCCAATTGTTGGGCTATTTAAGTCGGTTAATTTATAATATGGTGTGATATTGTTTGCGTCGAACTTAAGTTGCATGatctttaaaaaaaatcacaCCATTAAGAACATTAATACATTTTATATGTAACATTTTTTTATTAATCTTTAGCACTATTTCTTACTAGGTAGTATTAGCACTATCTTGTTCTTCGATTTATGTTACCAACTGCGTTTTTTGTGCTTCGGTCATCGCATTATTTCGTTGTCGTTACTGTTCTCTTTTTTGAATGTTACGTATTGCTTTCCGTATTAGTTGTCATGTCTCCTTCATTTCCGTATTATCTTTTTCATGCTGCTTTGAAATGTTTtacttgagccaagggtctacgagaaacaacctctctatctctaCGAGctaagggtaaggtctgcgtccactctactctccccagaccccacctatGAAATTACACTAGATATATTGTCGTTGAATACTACTAATATTATTCATCAATATTGAATTTTATTGACAATAATTCATGACAGTATACTAATTAGCCCACTTGCTTTGAGGTTATTAATTTCAATCAGAAATCATGCCAAATTTTGAGTAGCCGAGGATTATACAAGTGAGTTAAAAGTGGAAGGAATCAGAAATACATTAATACATTGTGGATTTCCAAGGTGTTAACCACTTGGCCTATATAAATTCTTCACCAACTACCTGACTCTTGTAGTCCTTAGCTTTTTGCACTTACCAGCCAAAAAAATCCTTTTCTTTTACAGAAAATATCATTCCCGTTTTGATGTTAGGTTGAAAATTGCCTACCATAACAAAAATGAAGATGATGTAAATGGATTGTACACATATACACACTTTATGTTTTAAGTTCAACACACTGACTGTTAAAAATACTTGCACAATCAAATAATTTATAAGGTTATTACAGATAAACATCTATGATACTATTAATTGATAACCTAATAGAAGAAGTGACTAACATGCTATAACTGAtaaaattacattcacttcttaTGGATTCATTGAGAATGATTCTGATCTAGTTCATGGCCTATTAGAAGTAGAAGCCGCTCTCTTCAAAGACAGAAAAAAGTTGCGGTCAGTTTTAAAATGATTGAGTAGCATTGCTTCTTCGGCCCGAATCGAGGAATCCCTTGAATATGATACAAAAGTGCACATTGTGAAACCTTTTATAATCATTGTATATGACTTGAAAATTCAGATGGGTCAGATCCAAACATGGATCAAAGTCTCTGGGCCTAGAGAAGATGTTGTAGGGGGGAAATTGGTCCTACTGGGAGTCTGGGATAATATAATTTCAACCATCATATGAGGGTTGGGTCAATGGTGTATGGATCCATTAATTTCTCAGGTAATGGGCTGTACCCTTAAGTGGGTTGGGCTACAGCATTGAATTTGACTATGCTCTACCCTTAGTTAAGGAAACAGTTGGAGCATAAGGGGTAAGGCCCAATTTATTTCCATTTAATTGAAGTTTGAATCTTCATaattcgtatgtcaacttcttaTTTGAATCTTCATaattcgtatgtcaacttcttaAGTGCATTTGTCTCCATCACAATCACTTGTTAACTCTTAAATAATATGAAgcattcaattttttatttttcataacTGTAATGTTCAGGCCAGCTTACGCATCCGAAGCATTCAAATTTTACAGTATTAAAATCATTGAAACATTGCTTAAAGTTAATGCAAATATAACATTTTATTTATTACAATTTCCGAGCACCACGACCTCTACAACCTACGATCACTAGCAACAACCTTTACCATCAGCTTTCACCAACCACCCCTATCACCAATTTTCACGGTAACATCATACCATTATCAACCATTCCTACCATCAGCTTTCACCACACAATCACAATTGTCAACCATACCATCACCAACGACCCCTACCATCGACACAATCACAATCGTCAACCCTCACTGCCAAACCATCACAACCAACAGCGCCAATATTAAGATATTCACTTAAAGATTCAGGCTTTGCCACTATTTATTTATGAGATATATTTTTACCAAAATCATGATATTCATAGTGAATACTGCAAAAAATATACAAGTATTCTGTGAGATAATCGAAGTGGTAAAGAATTGACCATAGAACTAGTTACATTAAAGAAGAGGTCCGGGGGTGGTGGGGGTACCAAAATGactagggctgttcacggttttggttaaaaccaaaaccaaatcgaaaatttaaccaaaccgaataaaaaaaccgacatttgttttgatttgtttttaattttaaaaaccgataatatttggtttggttatggttttattaaaaaataaccgaataaataaccaaaccaaaccgataaattatatacataaattttataattatttatatgtataatatcagtttttcataaataattataaatattttataccttttaatcattaatttgatttttggtctatttatttcacatgattgtttaagaccCATGTTTTTAAAAATATGTCCAAGCTCATGTTTTTAagacttttaactctttaagtgttaagtgtaaacctactaacggaagctcacgttagagtctaatgtctttaacttaaatttttagccttcctttgtcagccatttgattttaggttgtttctttttttttccgaatttatacctttcttttttcttgtctaaatgagtcctaaacttctaatatttttcatatgaaaaggacagaggttgtagatttgaaggttcttatagaagatacttcagtaacatcagcatttgctgcaactcaagcatatggtaatgccctaatacttctttcgtgggtaatcctcctaaaaaatagaaaagaacaACTTGTAGTCGAGACcttagccttggggataatgatagaaaaatatttgaagtttgggatcattacataaagtttttttaataaaatgggagaattgagggcaaaatgcaagtactgccccaaagtttaggatcattacacaatttttttttatttcatatattttaattttaattttagggagtctttatgtttaattaatatgtatgtttgtagcaatgctctactttatttccaggtatgtgtattaagatgacaaaaatggtgcagccactactaagttagtttttagctctatatgtaatagtttagtaaCTTTGGGTAATTttagtactacactatcactaatagtgaaaatgtttctacgATGTATGtcccaccttaaactataaataaaagttatcgtttgaacaaaaaaaaaaaaaacatgtctttttaaactttttaatgttttactgatgagtctctcatggctgctagtcataaaccgaaaaatcgaaccaaacctaaccaaaccgacaataccaaaccggtggttattattttatttggtttgattatggttttagacatttaaaaaccgactaaattgatttggttataattttaatcaataaccgatccaaactgaaccatgaacacccctaaaaATGACCAATCCACTTGTTGGAAAGTGTACCTGTACAGTATGTCCTACTTTCAACTACCAGTAATATTAACTTTATTACAAGACACAAATACACACTCCCTAGCATTTCTATAATTTTGGTGGTCCATTAGGTGATATAACTTCACAGCAACCGCGTGATTTGCGCGGGCCCATCCACCCAACAACCATTTCCCATATTTATATTTGCAGTAAAGTCCACCAAAAGATACTGTGTCAAACACAAACCAAATTCTTAAACTACCTTTGCATTGCCCAATGTCACACCTTGTCTGTTCAAACTCCCATTTTAATACTCACCACCATGTCTAAGTAGACTACATAGTTCCTCAAACCCATAAAAAATGACCTTGTAATAAGACAGTCTTCCAGTATTATAATAACAACAGAGTCTATTTTCTAACGTTTAGTTCAAATTTTTTTCTTTGATACCGACTGATCATCCTCTATAACATCATGCTACAGCAACCAAAAAAAATGTGTCTTGCACGCCCAAATATAATCTCAAACTGAAACTGACATTCTCAATTTCAACGAGAACGTGAATATATACCAAATATCTCAAAAAGACTCAAAACACAATAACAAGAACGTGATTCCATGAGCCCTCAAACAACTCACATACTACCCATATGTATCAAGTATGTAAACCAAATTCTTGTAACCTTTGCATTGCCCAATGTCACACATGACACACCCTGTCTGTTCAAATTCCCATTTTAATACTCAACATCATGCCTAAAAGTGGACTATATTGCTCAAAACCATAAAAACACAGACCTTATAATAAAACATATTCTTCccctacttaataaaaatacGAACTACTAATATAAAGAGAATTATACAACAAGATAGAATTGTAGTAGTAGCAAAGAAAATACGAATAAACATCATAAAGATTGAGGACCTAAAACACTCCTCATCCCACAGACCATATTACTTCAATCCCCACATTACAAAATACTCTAAAAACCACTTCATTCATCAGTCACATAACGGAACAACTACCAGGATTCTTATCACTAAACACATGAGAATTTGTGGCAGATTgatcagcagcagcagcagcaccaGAATTGTAATAATAAGGATCAATATATGAAGTGTATGGAACTTGACCACCATAATTATTACTATCGTTATAGTAATAACCAGTAGCTGGAGGAATGAAAGGTGACCTATTGTAAGCAATCTGAGGTGGTGGTTGTTGTTGCATAGCATGGCGGTTTGGAAAATTCATTAGCATTGGCGAAGGATTATACTGTTGTTGTTGCGCCCCACCATTGTTCATGTTCATTAGCATTGAAGCAGAAGGATTATGACCACCTTGTATAACATTATTTGGATGAACTTGAAATCCTCCACCACCATTGTCATTAGTAGTAATCCCATTCCCATTATTGTTATTCCCATGAAAACCAGCAAGATTCATCATTGCATTTATGTCATTTCCTCCCATTCCCCTTTTCGCCGCCTCACCAAGATTGACATTGTTCATGTTCATTTTCATAGCAGCCATTGTTCTTGGGTCAATGTTGGGACCTCCAGGATTCGCCCTCATTGGCATATTCTGAATAGGGCCCGTTTTCTTCCCATTGCCCACATTATTCGAGTTGgcgatattgttgttgttgtttacttTACCATTGACCATACCTGCTGCCATAGCTTTCTTCGCATTATTGTCTGCTTCTACTTGTCTCATTAGAGCCATTTGTCTTGCTTGATCTTGCCTCACAAACCTCATCTCTTCCTCAGGGTAACCATCGTCCTCATCCTCCTCATCGAGATAATCGAGTTCCTCGGGCACAAGGTTGAACTTTTGCTGGTTCTTGAGTATACCAACTTGCTGCTTTTGAtttttgttgttcttgttgttatcTTTGATGCAGTTGGGGTTTTGTTTCGGACTTTGATGATTAGTATTCTGAGACCAAAGCTCAGCATGCTTACCAGCCTtgattaattttttaattaaagtTGCAGAATCCACACTACCAGAAACAGTCACTTTTTGCTGCTCAGAGTCTATTGTTACTTGATAAACACCTATGACATAAAAGGGCAAAATCAAACACGAGAAACATTTACAACCAGCaattaaataaaaaacaaaaaggcACATAATGTAAATGCATCAAACATCATAAAGTTCTAGTCTTTCCATGACATACAACCAGCAAGAAAAGTAGTTAGTGTACACCAGAAAAAAATATGAGAAAAGCTATAATCTTTAAATTCTCAAATTAGTGAAAAAAGTGACAAAAAACAAGcattttaaaatttaattaaacCCGAAAAGGCTAAGGAAAGTAAAAGTTCGTTAAACATTATCAAGGTCTAGACTCTTTTCATAACTTGAATACTTAAAGAAACAAGAATCATCAATTACTTACTACTGTATTCCAAAATGCAAGGAAAAGTAGTTAGTGAACATCATAAAGAACAGAAGACACATGCTCAAACTTTCAAGAATGGAACTGAGAAAAAGCTACAATCTTAACATAATCtcaaaatagtgaaaattaaAAGACAAGCATGTTCAAAATTAATTAAACCCAAAAAGGCTAAGGAAAGTAAAAAGTTCATTAAACACCATCAAGTTCTAGTCTTTTCATGACATGAATACATCATGAAACAAAAAGCACTCAATTAATTACTATTTCATCCCAAAAGGCAAGGAAAAGTAGATAATGAACACCAGAGAAAAAAACAGAACACATGTACATGCTCAAACTTTCAAGAATGGAACTGAGAAAAAGCTACAATCTTTACAACAATCTCAAAATAGTTAAAAAATGTAATAATAAAATTGAGTGAAATGACAAAAGTAACCACCTTCAATTTATGACATGAGTCCTTAATGAAACAATAATCACTGAATTAATTAATATTTCATCCCAAAAGGAAAGGAAAAGTAGTAAGTGAacaccataaaaaaaaaatagaacacATGCTTAAACTTTCAAGAAATTGAGTAAAGCTACAAACTTTACACAATCTCAAAATAGTGCAAAAAGTAAAGATAAAAGTAAGCACCTTCAATTCTTTGAAGGAGTTTCTTCACTTTCTGCTTGCACCCATCACAATGTATGTTCACTCTGAGCACACAGGTCTAAAAAACAAGAAAATGGGCTTAAAAAACTATTAACAAAACAAAGGGTTAAAAACTAAAAAGTGAAACAAACAAGCACATAACTTTAGATAAAAACAGCAAAAACCAACTTTTCTTAACATATTGTTTCTTGAAAAAGAGAGAGGCCAAAATACCTGGATCTTGAGTAGCTTAAAGTCTTCATCTTTAGTCATTTCTCAAAGTTTTTCCTTCTACAAAAGGAACAGTAAATTATAAACACAAAgctacaaatacatatatactaGTATAAAATAAGCAAAATGTGGGAGGGGTATAACTTTTAAAGACTATATAAGTATCAACACTAGCAAATAAACAGCACCAAGATTCTTTCTTTTTCACTATTCTTCAGTTAaactcagaaaaaaaaaaagtaataagaGCAAATGAGGATGTCTCTTAAAAAGGAAAGAGACATTTCTAAAAACAAAACAAATGCAAACACAAAAAGAAGAATGAAAAAATATTCAAGACTCCACTACTTACAGAGAAAAGTGGAGGAAAAGGAGAAGTGTAGACTGAAGCAAAGCAGCAGTATAGTGTATTAGCTTTAAGTCTGAATTGTGAAATGATGTGATTTAACGTTAAATACtgtgaaaaagaagagaaaaaaattattagtattattgttttttttaattatttaaatgaagaacAGTGACTTGACAGGCTGACTTCTATCCCTGTCCTCTTTGTCACATGCCATATCTATCTAACTCTATGATATATACACACTTTCCCCAATAcctcaattttcttgaattcttttttgtttttttggaaaTGAGTTTGTGTGTATTTGAGTGTGTGAGTGTGTGCACAACGGCTCTTTGTATTTGAGTGTGTAAAATGTGAATGTTGCATAATTTTGCAAAAGTCCAAATTTCAGAGGGatttgtttttgttgttattgttggctcTTTTCCCTTCACTTTCTGTTTCACAAAGGTTACCTTGATTTTCTCCTAATTCGGTGTTCGATACTCATTTTAGACACGATTAATATAAAATCGAGTAGGTAAGAGGATAAACGCTCTCTAAGGACGACTCTATTTTAAGGAATCAAATGCGAGATATTGGATTAAGGATGGAATTTTTTTGTTTCCCACTTGAGGTGTGATTCTCGTTTTAAGGCGCAACTAATACAAATTTGCTCGGAAGTCCACATAGACATACAATGATTTCTACCAACAGGAATTTCATTTTCGGGGTTTAAACCCAACATTTCTATTAAAAAAATGGAGCAATATTTAACTTTACCACAACTTTTGGTGACAAAAGGTAAGATGATTCATGTAAGTCAAACTGATGAATTTGTAATCTTATTGTTGATATTTCAATACACTTACTTTAGAGAAAATAAAAGTCACGCATTGAAAGCTGACAAAACACAATTAATTCGGATTCACGTCGATTAGATTCACACAATGAGTAAAACGCTTATTTCTTTAATATGACCTTATTTTAAATATACTCAAGTGAAATATTATGTTTGGAGTCAAAGTTTACTTGATGTGAATGATGAAATTTTGAtcatttctcattttcttttttcacaACTTTCATCCCAGTTTGGCCCTATAAAAGGAGGGCATTTCTCTCCATTTGAAAACACACCAACTTGAAAAAAAATTAGTTGAGTTTGCGTTCTTCTATAGAGAGTATTTGTACGAGAGTTGTGTTGAGAAACACTTGTGAGAACCCTTTATTTGAGTGATCTTGTGAGgttattctcttgatgttttggGATATTAGAGTATTTGAGTGATCTCCTCTTTGGTTGTAGATGTAGGTCAAGTTGACCGAACCACACTAAATCTTTGTCTCCTATTATCTTTGTTATTATATTTAATTGGCTGCTTTGTCTAATTTCTGCACTATCTCGGACTCCCAATCCTAACAAATTGATATCAGAGCCTAGTTAATCCGGATTTTGTTCTAGTAGTCATTATGACCAATAGCGAAGATTTATGTTCAAAAATTTGACCAAAGTACAAACTTCGATATGTGGCAGCTAAAAATGGAAGCTATCCTGGTTCAGGATGGTTCAGATATAGTGTTGCAAGGAAAggggaacaaatcagaaaaatgaaGTTTGTCAGTCCCTTGATAAAAGGGCGAGATCTAGTATTATACTAAATCTCTCTGATGATGTATTACGTGAAGTAGCTTCGGAGACTACTGCTAAAGGCATATGGGAAGACATAGTACATAATAGACTTCACTTGAAGCAGAAGTCTACACATTTCATATGGATGAAAGTGGAGGTGGAGTTCTTGAAGTTTCTCAATGTGCACTTATGGTTAGGAAGGCATGTGAGTTTGGGACATTGTATACGTTGTTGAGATTTGCTGATATAGGCATTGCTATTGTTTCGACATCAGACGGAGATCCATCTGATTCTGATATCATGAAATTGTGAAATTTGCCCCTTGGTGCATTTTGAAGAAGGTGGAGCAAAGTTATTATACTACTCAAAATTAGTCCAAGGTGGAGATTTGTAATATGACTTTATTTTAAATATACTCAAGTGAAATATTATGCTTGGAGCCAAAGTTTGCTTTATGTGGATGATGAATTTTTAATCATTTCTGATTTTCTTTTTTCACAACTTTCATCCAAGTTTGGCCCTATAAAATGAGGGTATTTCTCTCAATTTGAAAACATACAAATTTGAGAAGAATTTAGTCGAGTGTGTGTTCTTCTATAGAGAGTATTTGCATGAGAGTTGTGTTGAGAAACACTTGTGGAAACCC
Encoded proteins:
- the LOC132641629 gene encoding heavy metal-associated isoprenylated plant protein 37-like, coding for MTKDEDFKLLKIQTCVLRVNIHCDGCKQKVKKLLQRIEGVYQVTIDSEQQKVTVSGSVDSATLIKKLIKAGKHAELWSQNTNHQSPKQNPNCIKDNNKNNKNQKQQVGILKNQQKFNLVPEELDYLDEEDEDDGYPEEEMRFVRQDQARQMALMRQVEADNNAKKAMAAGMVNGKVNNNNNIANSNNVGNGKKTGPIQNMPMRANPGGPNIDPRTMAAMKMNMNNVNLGEAAKRGMGGNDINAMMNLAGFHGNNNNGNGITTNDNGGGGFQVHPNNVIQGGHNPSASMLMNMNNGGAQQQQYNPSPMLMNFPNRHAMQQQPPPQIAYNRSPFIPPATGYYYNDSNNYGGQVPYTSYIDPYYYNSGAAAAADQSATNSHVFSDKNPGSCSVM